In one Alnus glutinosa chromosome 12, dhAlnGlut1.1, whole genome shotgun sequence genomic region, the following are encoded:
- the LOC133851303 gene encoding sugar transport protein 10-like — protein MAGGGFVVQGGRDNYNGGMTAFVVVTCMVAATGGLIFGYDIGISGGVTSMEHFLRKFFPSVYRKMNDEAPESEYCKFDSVPLTLFTSSLYLAALVASFFASVVTRAFGRKVSMCFGGLVFLAGSILNGAAINVPMLIVGRLLLGVGVGFANQSVPVYLSEMAPAKLRGALNIGFQMAITIGILAANLINYGTAQIKGGWGWRLSLGLAAVPAIMMTVGSLFLPDTPNSILERGHAEKAKQMLRKVRGTDNVDDEFQDLIDATEAAKKVAHPWRNILERRYRPQLVICILVPFFQQLTGINVIMFYAPVLFKTLGFGGNASLISAVITGVVNVLATVVSIFTVDKFGRRLLFLEGGIQMTLCQIAIGILIGVKFGVDGEGSLSGGVANLTLFLICAYVAAFAWSWGPLGWLVPSEICPLEIRSAGQAINVAVNMLLTFVIAQVFLTMLCHLKFGLFFFFAGFVVIMTIFVFFFLPETKNVPIEEMNKVWKAHWFWGSYIPDDAIIGKNDGV, from the exons ATGGCAGGCGGAGGTTTTGTTGTTCAAGGTGGTCGGGATAACTACAACGGTGGCATGACTGCCTTTGTGGTCGTCACTTGTATGGTTGCTGCCACAGGTGGCCTCATCTTTGGTTATGACATTGGAATCTCAG GAGGTGTGACTTCAATGGAACATTTCTTGAGAAAGTTTTTCCCGTCGGTGTACAGAAAAATGAACGATGAGGCACCGGAAAGTGAATACTGCAAGTTCGACAGCGTGCCATTAACATTATTCACCTCTTCCCTTTACCTCGCCGCATTAGTAGCCTCTTTCTTCGCTTCTGTTGTTACCAGGGCCTTTGGCCGGAAAGTGTCCATGTGTTTTGGAGGCCTTGTTTTCTTAGCCGGTTCAATCCTAAACGGCGCTGCCATTAACGTCCCAATGCTTATCGTTGGTCGTTTATTGCTTGGTGTTGGTGTTGGATTCGCTAATCAG TCGGTTCCAGTCTATCTGTCGGAGATGGCGCCGGCGAAGCTTAGAGGCGCACTGAACATTGGTTTCCAAATGGCGATTACAATAGGAATACTTGCTGCCAATCTCATCAACTACGGCACAGCCCAGATCAAGGGAGGGTGGGGTTGGAGATTATCTTTAGGTCTTGCCGCCGTCCCTGCAATAATGATGACTGTAGGATCTCTCTTTCTGCCTGATACTCCCAACTCCATCCTCGAGAGAGGCCACGCCGAGAAGGCAAAGCAAATGTTACGAAAAGTCCGCGGCACCGACAACGTCGACGACGAGTTCCAAGACCTTATTGATGCCACTGAGGCTGCAAAGAAAGTGGCGCACCCATGGAGGAACATCCTGGAGCGAAGATATAGACCTCAGCTCGTCATATGCATACTCGTACCCTTCTTCCAGCAGCTCACCGGCATTAACGTCATCATGTTCTACGCGCCTGTTCTCTTTAAGACTCTTGGTTTTGGTGGCAACGCTTCCCTTATATCTGCAGTTATCACCGGTGTTGTTAATGTCCTTGCCACCGTCGTTTCCATCTTCACCGTCGACAAGTTTGGGAGAAGGCTTTTGTTCCTCGAAGGCGGCATTCAAATGACTCTATGCCAG ATTGCGATAGGAATTTTGATAGGTGTGAAATTCGGGGTAGATGGCGAAGGATCGTTGTCAGGAGGAGTAGCAAATTTAACGTTGTTCTTAATCTGCGCGTATGTAGCGGCGTTCGCATGGTCTTGGGGGCCATTGGGTTGGCTGGTACCCAGTGAGATCTGCCCTCTGGAGATCCGATCGGCAGGCCAAGCCATCAACGTCGCCGTCAACATGTTGCTCACCTTTGTCATCGCTCAAGTTTTCCTCACCATGCTCTGCCACCTGAAGTTCggtctcttctttttctttgccgGCTTTGTAGTCATTATGACTATTTTCGTGTTCTTCTTCTTGCCGGAGACAAAGAACGTCCCCATTGAAGAGATGAACAAAGTTTGGAAGGCGCACTGGTTCTGGGGGAGCTACATCCCAGATGACGCTATCATTGGCAAGAACGACGGCGTTTAG